In the genome of Streptomyces sp. Tu 3180, the window CTCGCCCCGTCCCGCCCGCTGATCGCCCTCGGCGCCGTCGCCGGCTCCGTGGCCCTGCCGGTGGCCTGCTCCTCCGGCACCGGCTCCGGGGGGACGGCCGGCGCCGCGGGTGCGGAGCAGGTCACCCTGACCACCAACCTCGGTGAGAAGAAGCGCGGCGGCGACGTGCGTTCCCACCTGCCCTGGGCGGTGCTGGGCGGTGTCGCCCTGCTGACGGTGTGCGACCTGATCGGCCGCACCGTCGTCGCCCCGCCGGAGATCCCCGCCTCGGTGATCCTCGGGGCCGTCGTCTTCCTGAGCCTGATCCTGCGCCGGTTCGCACGAGGAGGAGCCGTCCATGCCTGAGTCCGCAGCCGTCCGGGCGCCGGCCGCCTCCGGCCCGGCCGCCCCCGGCCGTTCCCTGCGGCCGTCGGGCACCCCGGAGGAGGGGCGGCGGCGCGGCCCGAGTCCG includes:
- a CDS encoding iron chelate uptake ABC transporter family permease subunit: MGNPPEALGRSGPAPLAPSRPLIALGAVAGSVALPVACSSGTGSGGTAGAAGAEQVTLTTNLGEKKRGGDVRSHLPWAVLGGVALLTVCDLIGRTVVAPPEIPASVILGAVVFLSLILRRFARGGAVHA